The following are encoded in a window of Chlorocebus sabaeus isolate Y175 chromosome 10, mChlSab1.0.hap1, whole genome shotgun sequence genomic DNA:
- the SERPINE2 gene encoding glia-derived nexin, whose product MNWHFPLFLLASVTLPSICSHFNPLSLEELGSNTGIQVFNQIVKSRPHDNIVISPHGIASVLGMLQLGADGRTKKQLTTVMRYGVNGVGKILKKINKAIVSKKNKDIVTVANAVFVKNASEIEVPFVTRNKDVFQCEVRNVNFEDPASACDSINAWVKNETRDMIDNLLSPDLIDGVLTKLVLVNAVYFKGLWKSRFQPENTKKRTFMAADGKSYQVPMLAQLSVFRSGSTSAPNDLWYNFIELPYHGESISMLIALPTESSTPLSAIIPHISAKTIDSWMSIMVPKRVQVILPKFTAVAQTDLKEPLKALGITDMFDSSKANFTKITRSENLHVSHILQKAKIEVSEDGTKASAATTAILIARSSPPWFIVDRPFLFFIRHNPTGAVLFMGQINKP is encoded by the exons ATGAACTGGCATTTCCCCCTCTTCCTGTTGGCCTCTGTGACGCTGCCCTCCATCTGCTCCCACTTCAACCCTCTGTCTCTCGAGGAACTAGGGTCCAACACGGGGATCCAGGTTTTCAATCAGATTGTCAAGTCGAGGCCTCATGACAACATCGTGATCTCTCCCCATGGGATTGCGTCAGTCCTGGGGATGCTTCAGCTGGGGGCAGACGGCAGGACCAAGAAGCAGCTCACCACGGTGATGAGATACGGCGTGAATG GAGTtggtaaaatattaaagaagatcAACAAGGCCATCGTCTCCAAGAAGAATAAAGACATTGTGACAGTGGCTAACGCCGTGTTTGTTAAGAATGCCTCTGAAATTGAAGTGCCTTTTGTGACAAGGAACAAAGATGTGTTCCAGTGTGAGGTCCGGAATGTGAACTTTGAGgatccagcctctgcctgtgaTTCCATCAATGCATGGGTTAAAAACGAAACTAGAG ATATGATTGACAATCTGCTGTCCCCAGATCTTATTGATGGTGTGCTCACCAAACTGGTCCTCGTCAACGCAGTGTATTTCAAGGGTCTGTGGAAATCACGGTTCCAACCTGAGAACACAAAGAAACGCACTTTCATGGCAGCCGATGGGAAATCCTATCAAGTGCCAATGCTGGCCCAGCTCTCCGTGTTCCGGTCTG GGTCGACAAGTGCCCCCAATGATTTATGGTACAACTTCATTGAACTGCCCTACCACGGGGAAAGCATCAGCATGCTGATTGCACTGCCGACCGAGAGCTCCACTCCGCTGTCTGCCATCATCCCACACATCAGCGCCAAGACCATAGACAGCTGGATGAGCATCATGGTGCCCAAGAGGGTGCAGGTGATCCTGCCCAA GTTCACAGCTGTAGCACAAACAGATTTGAAGGAGCCGCTGAAAGCCCTTGGCATTACCGACATGTTTGATTCATCAAAggcaaattttacaaaaataacaa GGTCAGAAAACCTCCATGTTTCTCATATCttgcaaaaagcaaaaattgaagtCAGTGAAGATGGAACCAAAGCTTCAGCAGCAACAA